The following are encoded in a window of Ferribacterium limneticum genomic DNA:
- a CDS encoding PEP-CTERM sorting domain-containing protein — MLLAGLGLIGFAVRRKSA; from the coding sequence ATGCTGCTGGCCGGTCTGGGCCTGATCGGCTTCGCGGTGCGCCGCAAGTCCGCCTGA
- the arsB gene encoding ACR3 family arsenite efflux transporter — MTVQCEITAKAAAGAPMSFFERYLTIWVFLCIVTGIVFGQFAPTLFQAIGRMEVAQVNLPVGLLIWVMIIPMLVKVDFGALAEMKQHVRGIGVTLFVNWLVKPFSMAFLGWLFIRQLFAPMLPADQLDSYIAGLILLAAAPCTAMVFVWSRLTNGHPLFTLSQVALNDTIMVFAFAPLVAFLLGISAITVPWDTLLTSVVLYIVIPVVIAQLWRKALLAKGQGAFDAAMEKIGPWSITALLATLVLLFAFQGEAILRQPLIIGLLAVPILIQVFFNSALAYWLNRKVGEKHNVACPSALIGASNFFELAVAAAISLFGFESGAALATVVGVLIEVPAMLLVVKVVNSTKGWYEAG; from the coding sequence ATGACCGTCCAATGTGAAATCACCGCCAAGGCTGCCGCTGGCGCGCCGATGAGTTTCTTCGAGCGTTACCTGACCATCTGGGTCTTCCTCTGCATCGTCACCGGCATCGTTTTCGGCCAGTTCGCGCCGACCCTGTTCCAGGCCATCGGCCGCATGGAGGTGGCCCAGGTCAACCTGCCGGTCGGGCTGCTCATCTGGGTCATGATCATCCCGATGCTGGTCAAGGTCGATTTCGGCGCCCTGGCCGAAATGAAGCAGCACGTCCGCGGCATCGGCGTCACGCTGTTTGTGAACTGGCTGGTCAAGCCGTTCTCGATGGCCTTCCTTGGCTGGCTGTTCATTCGCCAGCTGTTCGCGCCCATGCTGCCGGCCGATCAGCTCGACAGCTACATCGCCGGACTCATCCTGCTCGCCGCGGCGCCGTGCACGGCCATGGTCTTCGTCTGGAGCCGGCTGACCAACGGCCATCCGCTGTTCACGCTGTCGCAGGTCGCCCTCAACGACACCATCATGGTCTTCGCCTTCGCGCCGCTCGTCGCCTTCCTGCTCGGCATCTCGGCAATTACGGTGCCCTGGGACACACTGCTGACCTCGGTCGTGTTGTACATTGTCATACCGGTCGTGATCGCCCAGCTCTGGCGCAAAGCCTTGCTCGCCAAGGGGCAGGGTGCCTTCGACGCCGCCATGGAGAAAATCGGCCCGTGGTCCATTACCGCCTTGCTCGCCACCTTGGTGCTGCTCTTCGCCTTTCAGGGCGAAGCCATCCTGCGCCAGCCGTTGATCATCGGCCTGCTTGCCGTGCCCATCCTGATCCAGGTTTTCTTCAATTCGGCGCTGGCCTACTGGCTCAACCGCAAGGTCGGCGAGAAACACAATGTCGCCTGCCCTTCGGCGCTGATCGGCGCCAGCAATTTCTTCGAACTGGCCGTCGCGGCGGCCATCAGCCTGTTCGGCTTCGAATCGGGGGCGGCGCTGGCCACCGTGGTTGGCGTGCTGATCGAAGTGCCGGCCATGCTGCTGGTCGTCAAGGTCGTCAATTCGACCAAGGGGTGGTACGAGGCAGGCTAA
- a CDS encoding ArsR/SmtB family transcription factor, translated as METLNAAELLAALGHESRLAIFRLLVEAGPAGVNASAIGEQLGMAPATLSFHLAHLSRVGLIAGERESRFIHYSANFATMDELIAFLTSNCCQGEACLPKTTCCDTTEKRRAKIRKTA; from the coding sequence ATGGAAACGTTAAACGCCGCCGAACTCCTTGCCGCCTTGGGTCATGAATCCCGTCTGGCCATCTTCCGCCTGCTCGTCGAAGCCGGGCCGGCGGGCGTCAACGCCAGCGCCATCGGCGAACAGCTGGGCATGGCGCCGGCCACGCTGTCCTTCCACTTGGCCCATTTGAGCCGGGTCGGGTTGATTGCCGGCGAACGGGAAAGCCGCTTTATCCACTACTCGGCCAATTTCGCCACGATGGATGAACTGATCGCCTTCCTGACCAGCAACTGCTGCCAGGGCGAAGCCTGCCTGCCGAAAACCACGTGCTGCGACACCACCGAAAAGCGTCGCGCCAAAATTCGAAAGACCGCCTGA
- a CDS encoding c-type cytochrome codes for MKPNKLYLRTLLAGIPLALSSLVVSAQTTPPGRTLAAQCAQCHGTNGNGPGFDELAGKSAHELYSELQEMKARPVEGIMDRQARGYTDEQLRLISEYLSTQPGNGGD; via the coding sequence ATGAAGCCAAACAAGTTGTACCTGCGGACCCTGCTCGCCGGCATTCCGCTCGCCCTGTCCAGTCTGGTCGTCTCGGCCCAGACGACGCCACCCGGTCGGACGCTGGCGGCGCAGTGCGCCCAGTGTCATGGCACCAACGGAAACGGCCCCGGTTTCGACGAACTGGCCGGCAAGTCGGCCCATGAACTGTACAGCGAATTGCAGGAAATGAAGGCCAGACCGGTGGAAGGCATCATGGACCGTCAGGCCCGCGGCTACACCGACGAGCAACTGCGCCTGATTTCGGAATATCTGTCCACCCAGCCTGGCAACGGCGGCGATTGA
- a CDS encoding protein bicaudal D homolog yields the protein MLKHLRNLLTVVTIAASLVGCATRSGDKMAAEPEVVVDAIPDRAASDIQKIADLERQLVKEQRQCYAEKRRLDLSLKESQKQSEELQKKLDDLQKKLDALLEIDRDLRNRNR from the coding sequence ATGTTGAAACACCTTCGCAACCTCCTCACTGTGGTGACCATAGCCGCCAGCCTCGTTGGCTGTGCGACAAGGAGCGGGGACAAAATGGCCGCCGAGCCGGAAGTGGTGGTTGATGCCATCCCCGACCGTGCGGCCAGCGATATCCAGAAAATTGCCGATCTTGAGCGCCAGTTGGTCAAGGAGCAGCGTCAGTGCTATGCCGAAAAACGCCGGCTGGATCTGTCGCTCAAGGAATCGCAGAAGCAGAGTGAAGAGTTGCAGAAAAAGCTCGACGACCTGCAAAAGAAACTCGACGCGCTGCTCGAAATCGACCGCGACCTGCGCAATCGCAACCGCTGA
- a CDS encoding response regulator: MLKASGQAARILIVDDDQDMLHLISLRLSAAGYQVSAAESGEAALLSFREQRPQMVITDLRMEKMDGLALFDHLQAEAPTLPVIILTAHGTIPDAVAATRRGVFSFLTKPFDGQELLRRVTDAIRLSPALDTANWRAALITVSIRMEELLRQARRVAEENRTTLLIGPAGAGKTTLARAIHLAGPRAGQPFVSLSCTDYPATELEEILNPNNPQGACAQAEGGVLYLQDIGALSHIAQGRLFSLLLAQLQGDDPLHRLESSARQPNSANVQVIGASPRRLDSSMAEGRFRSELYYLLSRTLLHVPPLSERCEDIPVLAAHFLASAAPGKTLAPAAMLALEEGSWPGNVRQLKNIIEQVATGNLTELIPETTVRRAMRDFDDDSLIALDDARRDFERDYLIRLLQNTAGNVSQAARIAQRNRTEFYKLLARHALDPVNFKQRFK; encoded by the coding sequence ATGTTGAAAGCTTCGGGGCAGGCCGCCCGCATCCTGATCGTCGATGACGACCAGGACATGCTCCACCTGATCAGCCTGCGCCTGAGTGCGGCCGGCTACCAGGTATCGGCTGCCGAATCGGGCGAAGCTGCACTGCTCAGCTTCCGCGAACAGCGCCCGCAAATGGTGATCACCGACCTGCGCATGGAAAAAATGGATGGCTTGGCGCTGTTCGATCATCTGCAGGCCGAGGCGCCGACCTTGCCGGTCATCATCCTGACCGCCCACGGGACCATCCCGGATGCCGTGGCCGCCACCCGGCGCGGCGTCTTCAGCTTCCTGACCAAGCCCTTCGACGGCCAGGAACTGCTGCGCCGCGTCACCGATGCCATCCGCCTTTCGCCGGCGCTCGATACGGCAAACTGGCGCGCCGCCCTGATCACCGTCAGCATCCGGATGGAGGAATTGTTGCGGCAAGCCCGGCGCGTCGCCGAGGAAAACCGGACCACCCTGCTGATCGGCCCCGCCGGGGCCGGGAAAACAACGCTTGCCCGGGCCATTCACCTGGCCGGGCCACGGGCCGGCCAGCCCTTCGTGAGCCTCTCGTGCACCGACTACCCGGCAACTGAACTGGAAGAAATCCTCAATCCGAACAATCCGCAGGGCGCCTGCGCCCAGGCCGAAGGCGGCGTGCTCTATCTGCAGGATATCGGCGCCCTGTCGCATATCGCCCAGGGCCGGCTGTTTTCCTTGTTGCTGGCGCAATTGCAGGGCGACGACCCGCTGCATCGCCTTGAATCGTCGGCCCGGCAGCCCAATTCGGCCAATGTGCAGGTCATCGGTGCCAGTCCGCGCCGGCTCGACTCGTCGATGGCCGAAGGGCGTTTTCGCAGCGAACTGTATTACCTGCTGAGCCGCACCCTTCTGCATGTGCCACCGCTGAGCGAGCGCTGCGAAGATATCCCCGTGCTCGCGGCCCATTTTCTGGCCAGCGCGGCGCCGGGAAAAACCCTGGCGCCCGCCGCCATGCTCGCCCTTGAGGAAGGTAGCTGGCCGGGCAATGTGCGACAACTGAAGAACATCATCGAACAGGTCGCCACCGGCAACCTGACCGAGCTCATCCCCGAAACGACCGTTCGCCGGGCCATGCGCGACTTCGACGATGACAGCCTGATTGCCCTCGACGACGCGCGCCGTGATTTCGAACGCGACTACCTGATCCGCCTGCTGCAAAACACCGCCGGAAACGTCTCGCAGGCCGCGCGTATCGCCCAGCGCAACCGCACCGAGTTCTACAAGCTACTGGCCCGGCACGCGCTGGATCCAGTCAATTTCAAGCAGCGCTTCAAGTAA
- a CDS encoding FAD-dependent oxidoreductase, which translates to MHRFNRRDFLKSAGAIAAFAAIPRAVSAAVTSPRVVVVGGGFGGATVAKYLRMWGGNVQVTLVEPNATHISCILSNLVVTGALSMSRITLAYDSLKTTHGVSVLQGKALAIDPAGNRLTVQTAAGNEVLDYDHLVLSPGIDFTPASGNWNPNLTPHAWQAGPQTTLLKNQLAAMRGGDTFVLTVPKSPYRCPPGPYERACVVADYLRAKKRTGAKVLVLDANAGIQAEPEAFGHAFSVTHAGRIQYVPNANVVSVDSATRSIVTSAMSVSNAKVLNYIPNQRAGAIAASLGVNLAGFVPVSPLSYGTLAYPNIHVIGDSCAVPASDGKAVPKSGHMANSQAKVCADAILRTLSGEVLDQNVATNSACYSPITSRTASWLSANFVYGNIYDVNGAVKGKGMHRTDLGEAPSNGVDGDSYQDMFTWAESIFADSFK; encoded by the coding sequence ATGCATCGATTTAACAGAAGAGATTTCCTCAAGTCGGCTGGCGCGATTGCTGCCTTTGCCGCTATTCCGCGCGCCGTCAGCGCTGCCGTCACCAGCCCGCGTGTCGTTGTCGTCGGCGGCGGCTTTGGCGGCGCTACCGTGGCCAAATATCTGCGCATGTGGGGCGGCAATGTCCAGGTGACCCTGGTCGAGCCGAACGCCACGCATATTTCCTGCATACTTTCCAATCTGGTCGTCACCGGCGCCCTTTCAATGAGCCGTATCACGCTGGCTTACGACTCACTGAAGACCACCCATGGCGTTTCCGTGCTGCAGGGCAAGGCGCTGGCCATCGATCCGGCCGGCAACCGCCTGACGGTGCAAACCGCCGCCGGCAACGAGGTGCTCGACTACGACCACCTGGTCCTTTCACCTGGCATCGATTTCACGCCGGCATCCGGCAACTGGAATCCGAACCTGACGCCGCATGCCTGGCAGGCCGGCCCCCAGACCACCCTGCTCAAGAACCAGCTAGCCGCGATGCGTGGCGGCGACACCTTTGTGTTGACCGTGCCCAAGTCGCCTTACCGCTGTCCGCCGGGACCGTACGAGCGGGCCTGTGTCGTCGCCGACTACCTGCGCGCCAAGAAGCGGACCGGTGCCAAGGTTCTCGTGCTTGATGCCAACGCCGGCATTCAGGCCGAACCGGAGGCTTTTGGCCATGCCTTCAGCGTGACCCACGCCGGCCGCATCCAGTACGTGCCCAATGCCAACGTCGTCAGCGTCGATTCGGCGACACGCAGCATCGTGACGTCGGCCATGAGTGTCAGCAATGCCAAGGTGCTCAATTACATTCCGAATCAGCGGGCGGGGGCGATTGCCGCCAGCCTGGGCGTGAATCTGGCCGGTTTCGTGCCGGTTAGCCCCCTGAGCTACGGAACGCTCGCTTATCCGAACATCCACGTCATCGGCGACTCCTGCGCCGTGCCGGCCAGTGATGGCAAGGCGGTTCCCAAGTCCGGTCACATGGCCAACTCGCAGGCCAAGGTTTGCGCCGACGCCATTCTGCGGACGCTGAGCGGCGAGGTGCTGGACCAGAACGTCGCGACCAACTCGGCCTGCTACAGCCCGATTACGTCCCGCACGGCGTCCTGGCTATCGGCCAACTTCGTCTATGGCAACATCTACGACGTCAATGGCGCGGTCAAGGGCAAGGGCATGCATCGCACCGACCTCGGCGAGGCACCGAGCAATGGCGTGGACGGTGACAGCTATCAGGACATGTTTACCTGGGCCGAGAGCATCTTCGCCGACAGCTTCAAATAA
- a CDS encoding sensor histidine kinase: MKRYPRTFLQLITFGHILFALPLLIAAGYVFIKLDTLNDRYREAIEQATSSSSLRGEITEDVLHMERSLRRHMVMKDSDSLNDYARVRGEWRSNVELLAQLTPLPEELIGELATQLDLERRAYTKVREGEKIEVLAAALAEIKLRSQKSLVDAREILDHQQLRFLEESNSLRTRLLFAAGLAVLIAMCCLWAIRSLLARLIGRFEKVVIRLGKGNLQQAIELGGPGDLRWLGRWLEWLRRRLLSLEEERAQVLRHVSHELKTPLAAMHEGAALLAEEVPGPLTPEQRRIVGILQSNSRRLQDLIEGLLRLQQAGHAAERIGYETLRFDQLIAEVVETTRLIAAERGVQFACSLAETEIVAGREALLTVVHNLLANALKFSPGNGLIKVLLSHDASKAWLDVEDQGPGVAERDASRIFEPFYRSSASRDIAGVGLGLAIAREFVLAHRGELKLMPSSTGAHFRVVLPLQASHLRQAPDA, translated from the coding sequence ATGAAACGCTACCCGCGCACCTTCCTGCAGCTGATCACCTTCGGCCACATCCTCTTTGCGTTGCCCTTGCTGATTGCTGCCGGCTATGTGTTCATCAAGCTCGACACCCTGAACGATCGCTATCGGGAAGCCATCGAACAAGCCACCTCTTCATCGTCGCTGCGCGGCGAAATCACCGAAGACGTGCTGCACATGGAGCGCAGCCTGCGCCGCCACATGGTGATGAAAGATAGCGACTCGCTGAACGACTACGCGCGGGTTCGCGGCGAATGGAGAAGCAATGTCGAATTGCTGGCGCAACTGACCCCGCTACCCGAGGAGTTGATTGGCGAACTGGCCACCCAGCTCGACCTTGAGCGAAGGGCATACACGAAGGTTCGCGAGGGCGAAAAGATCGAGGTACTGGCTGCCGCACTCGCCGAGATCAAACTGCGTTCGCAGAAATCCCTCGTCGACGCCAGGGAAATCCTTGATCACCAGCAATTGAGATTCCTCGAAGAATCGAACAGCCTGCGCACCCGCCTCCTCTTTGCAGCGGGCCTTGCCGTGCTCATTGCAATGTGTTGCCTGTGGGCGATCCGCAGCTTGCTCGCCCGACTGATCGGCCGCTTTGAGAAGGTGGTCATCCGCCTCGGCAAAGGCAACCTGCAGCAAGCCATCGAACTCGGCGGGCCCGGCGACCTGCGCTGGCTGGGGCGCTGGCTGGAGTGGCTGCGGCGACGCCTGCTCTCGCTGGAGGAAGAGCGGGCGCAAGTCCTGCGCCATGTCTCGCACGAACTGAAGACGCCGCTCGCCGCCATGCACGAAGGCGCCGCGCTGCTCGCCGAAGAAGTGCCCGGCCCGCTGACCCCCGAGCAGCGCCGGATTGTCGGCATCCTGCAAAGCAACTCCCGGCGCCTGCAGGATCTGATCGAGGGCCTGCTCCGCCTGCAACAGGCCGGCCATGCGGCCGAGCGCATCGGTTACGAGACACTCCGTTTCGATCAATTGATCGCCGAGGTGGTCGAAACGACCCGCCTGATTGCGGCGGAACGCGGCGTCCAGTTCGCCTGCAGCCTGGCCGAAACCGAGATCGTCGCCGGGCGCGAAGCCCTGCTTACTGTTGTTCACAACCTGCTCGCCAACGCCCTCAAGTTTTCACCGGGCAATGGGCTGATCAAGGTATTGCTCAGCCATGATGCGTCGAAGGCCTGGCTTGATGTCGAGGATCAGGGCCCTGGCGTCGCCGAGCGTGATGCGTCCCGGATTTTCGAGCCCTTCTATCGCAGCAGTGCGTCACGCGACATCGCCGGTGTCGGCCTGGGACTGGCGATTGCCCGTGAATTCGTCCTGGCGCACCGGGGCGAACTGAAATTGATGCCGTCTTCAACTGGCGCCCATTTTCGCGTCGTCCTGCCGCTGCAAGCTTCTCACCTGAGACAAGCCCCCGATGCCTGA
- a CDS encoding methyl-accepting chemotaxis protein — MILFDKLSIRLRLLVMVGIGAISGLILLSTALYSLNTFRNDTQLVAHDVERSTHALTLVSGAQNAFQAQLRGLKDMVIRNFMPEEFEKAQKEFLAERAKFWQQIEELEKIDAAGTIKGTGNLPEIRQQALELNKLYDDVIAENEAGMPKYTVMVDAALRGTEHQLIEQLAIAYQAISTATTVLVSEASQHADRRFMASLILVLVVGLGGSAASLLLAAMLGGRILARLGGDLEPVVAATRRVAEGDLTGTIQSGKAAADSLVASVEAMQKRLRSLIGQVKLDAEKTSGNAQALSTSADDVAQAAGAQSEAAALITAAIQELTVAITVMADSAGAAADAGRLTRDKADESGSIILEAISEIGNIAVQAKLSTRTMSDLKQHTQEIARFAQEIKEISEQTNLLSLNAAIEAARAGEAGRGFAVVADEVRKLANHTASTTHKIENLVKLLDGAARETAEAVATTAHLAEHGTQLASNASAAISTIKDNCERTMHATNDIVDVLAEQRQAAEQIARNTERVAQMIEQGAGAAAKSSTTAKEVASSAEGLRRATLQFSV, encoded by the coding sequence ATGATCTTGTTTGACAAACTCTCCATTCGCCTGCGGCTGCTCGTCATGGTTGGCATCGGCGCCATTTCTGGCCTGATTTTGCTGTCGACCGCTCTCTATTCGCTCAACACCTTTCGTAACGACACCCAGTTGGTCGCTCATGATGTTGAGCGCTCGACCCACGCCCTCACCCTGGTCAGCGGCGCCCAGAACGCCTTTCAAGCCCAGTTGCGCGGCCTGAAGGACATGGTCATTCGCAATTTCATGCCCGAAGAATTCGAGAAAGCCCAAAAAGAATTTCTCGCTGAGCGCGCCAAATTCTGGCAACAGATCGAGGAACTGGAAAAGATCGACGCAGCAGGAACGATCAAGGGAACCGGGAATCTGCCCGAAATCCGCCAGCAGGCGCTGGAACTGAACAAGCTGTACGACGATGTAATCGCCGAGAACGAAGCCGGCATGCCCAAATATACGGTCATGGTGGACGCCGCCCTGCGCGGCACCGAGCACCAACTCATTGAACAACTGGCCATCGCCTACCAGGCGATCAGCACCGCCACGACCGTTCTGGTCAGTGAAGCCTCGCAGCATGCCGACCGGCGCTTCATGGCCAGCCTGATCCTCGTCCTCGTCGTCGGCCTGGGTGGTTCGGCTGCCTCGCTGTTGCTCGCCGCGATGCTGGGCGGACGCATCCTGGCGCGACTGGGCGGCGATCTCGAACCGGTCGTTGCCGCCACCCGTCGGGTAGCCGAAGGCGACCTGACCGGCACCATCCAGTCCGGCAAGGCTGCCGCCGACTCGCTGGTCGCCTCCGTCGAGGCAATGCAGAAACGCCTGCGCAGCCTGATCGGGCAAGTCAAGCTGGACGCGGAAAAGACCTCGGGCAACGCGCAGGCCCTGAGCACCTCGGCCGACGATGTCGCCCAGGCGGCCGGCGCCCAAAGCGAAGCCGCCGCCCTGATTACCGCCGCCATCCAGGAACTGACCGTGGCCATCACCGTCATGGCCGACAGCGCCGGCGCCGCCGCCGATGCGGGACGCCTGACCCGCGACAAGGCTGACGAAAGCGGCAGCATCATTCTTGAAGCAATCAGCGAAATCGGCAATATCGCCGTCCAGGCAAAGTTGTCGACCCGGACAATGAGCGACCTCAAGCAGCACACGCAGGAAATCGCCCGTTTCGCCCAGGAAATCAAGGAAATATCGGAACAGACCAACCTGCTCTCGCTCAATGCCGCCATCGAGGCAGCGCGCGCCGGCGAAGCCGGACGCGGCTTTGCCGTGGTCGCCGACGAAGTCCGCAAGCTCGCCAACCACACCGCCAGCACCACGCACAAGATCGAAAATCTGGTCAAACTGCTCGACGGCGCCGCCCGGGAAACCGCCGAAGCGGTCGCCACGACAGCCCATCTCGCCGAGCATGGCACCCAGCTCGCTTCAAATGCCAGCGCTGCAATATCGACCATCAAGGACAACTGCGAGCGCACGATGCACGCCACCAACGACATCGTCGATGTCCTCGCCGAGCAGCGTCAAGCCGCCGAGCAGATCGCCCGGAACACCGAGCGCGTCGCCCAAATGATCGAACAGGGCGCCGGTGCCGCCGCCAAATCGTCCACCACGGCAAAGGAAGTAGCCTCGTCGGCCGAAGGCCTGCGCAGGGCAACGCTGCAGTTCAGCGTCTGA
- a CDS encoding alkaline phosphatase PhoX, whose protein sequence is MQKKYLNIAVASALAAMSVGAHAADTYFDNFTPLTASAGATATPATPITLSSPNFTQVTIADKLTQNTLVPGSNSGNWDMMTANETGPNAGRYLFMPFETGTGGVQRVDLWNNNYNTRTVTIVAPGSQGFVSGDASRWTPWGSYLTAEESWSTGGNGKGRLFEVTNATTAGANGGSFVQRSIIPRVSHEGLAFDQQKSMYFIDELNGGSIYKYVSANPNATNGNDYFAAGQTFAAKVNGGSNANAVGAISWAAITDVNGAALAGVSTVLADNTIDGRASANTVGGTDYQRPEDIEIGKLANGQQVMYIATTTTNEVYLFNLDTNQATVFANASTIDLATGLPVGSAAFTSPDNIAIDAAGNPYIIEDRNGAVDDDIWFAKDINHDGDLLDAGEGLARWASNGTPGSEFTGLYFDKFDANKAYVNIQHPGDGVDRLIQITAVPEPETYAMFLAGLGLVGFAARRRNKR, encoded by the coding sequence ATGCAAAAGAAGTACCTCAACATTGCCGTAGCCAGCGCCCTTGCCGCCATGTCTGTCGGCGCTCACGCCGCCGATACTTATTTCGACAACTTCACCCCGCTGACCGCCTCGGCCGGTGCGACCGCTACTCCGGCCACGCCGATTACGCTGTCCAGCCCGAATTTCACCCAGGTCACCATTGCTGACAAATTAACCCAGAACACGCTGGTTCCGGGCAGCAACTCGGGTAACTGGGACATGATGACCGCTAACGAAACCGGCCCGAATGCCGGCCGCTATCTGTTCATGCCGTTCGAAACCGGCACCGGCGGCGTCCAGCGCGTCGACCTGTGGAATAACAACTACAACACCCGTACCGTGACCATCGTTGCGCCGGGCTCGCAAGGCTTTGTTTCCGGCGACGCTTCCCGCTGGACTCCGTGGGGCAGCTACCTGACGGCCGAAGAATCTTGGTCCACTGGCGGCAACGGAAAGGGCCGCCTCTTTGAGGTGACCAATGCCACGACCGCCGGCGCCAACGGCGGCAGCTTCGTTCAGCGCAGCATCATTCCGCGCGTCTCGCACGAAGGCCTGGCTTTTGACCAGCAGAAGTCGATGTACTTCATCGACGAACTGAACGGCGGCTCGATCTACAAGTACGTTTCGGCCAACCCGAATGCCACCAACGGCAACGATTACTTCGCTGCCGGCCAGACATTCGCCGCCAAGGTTAACGGCGGCAGCAACGCCAATGCCGTTGGCGCAATCTCGTGGGCAGCCATCACCGATGTAAACGGTGCTGCACTTGCTGGCGTTTCGACCGTGCTGGCTGACAACACCATCGACGGCCGTGCCTCCGCCAACACCGTCGGTGGCACTGATTATCAGCGTCCGGAAGATATCGAAATCGGCAAGCTCGCCAATGGCCAGCAAGTGATGTATATCGCCACGACAACCACCAACGAAGTTTACCTGTTCAACCTCGACACCAACCAGGCCACTGTGTTTGCCAACGCCTCGACTATCGACCTCGCAACCGGCCTGCCCGTCGGTAGCGCTGCCTTTACGAGCCCGGACAACATCGCTATTGATGCTGCAGGCAACCCGTACATCATCGAAGACCGCAACGGCGCTGTTGATGACGACATCTGGTTTGCCAAGGATATCAACCACGATGGCGACTTGCTCGATGCCGGCGAAGGCCTGGCTCGCTGGGCTTCCAACGGTACGCCGGGTTCGGAATTCACCGGTCTGTATTTCGACAAGTTCGACGCGAACAAGGCTTATGTGAACATCCAGCACCCGGGCGACGGTGTCGATCGCCTGATCCAGATCACCGCTGTTCCGGAGCCGGAAACCTACGCCATGTTCCTGGCCGGCCTGGGCCTAGTCGGCTTTGCCGCCCGTCGCCGCAACAAGCGTTAA
- a CDS encoding arsenate reductase ArsC, whose protein sequence is MSKLKTVLVLCTGNSCRSQMGEAIINHDLAGLVRGISAGTKPQPKVADGAIEALKLAGLPTEGLYAKDVEAVMGEPIDLVVSVCDNAKETCPVFPRPVPRIHLPFHDPHGEPLESFIAVRDDIRARLIPAVRAALGL, encoded by the coding sequence ATGTCGAAACTCAAAACCGTGCTCGTGCTGTGCACCGGCAACTCCTGTCGCTCGCAGATGGGCGAAGCGATCATCAATCACGATCTGGCCGGCCTGGTGCGCGGCATTTCGGCCGGGACCAAGCCGCAGCCCAAGGTCGCCGACGGCGCCATCGAGGCGCTGAAGCTGGCCGGCCTGCCTACCGAGGGGCTGTACGCCAAGGATGTCGAAGCCGTCATGGGCGAGCCGATCGACCTCGTGGTCAGCGTCTGCGACAACGCCAAGGAAACCTGCCCAGTCTTTCCGCGCCCCGTGCCGCGCATACACCTGCCGTTCCACGACCCGCATGGCGAGCCGCTGGAAAGTTTCATTGCCGTCCGGGACGATATCCGCGCCCGCCTGATCCCCGCCGTGCGCGCCGCGCTGGGCCTCTAA